A single Actinomadura algeriensis DNA region contains:
- a CDS encoding nuclear transport factor 2 family protein, which translates to MTGTEAAGRPDAKTQGTAYGVIAGVLGRWRSAFDDRRTADLVSLFTEDALFQGIGPRLLAGPAEIFGYYDNVAEGTRAVVEVLQANSPCDGIAGGFADVTFTARTGETFPIRLSVVAQRLDGDTWRIRQYHAAER; encoded by the coding sequence TTGACCGGCACCGAAGCGGCCGGGCGTCCGGACGCGAAAACTCAAGGCACCGCGTACGGCGTCATCGCCGGGGTGCTGGGCCGCTGGCGGTCGGCATTCGACGACCGCCGGACGGCCGACCTCGTCTCACTGTTCACCGAGGACGCCCTGTTCCAGGGCATCGGCCCGCGATTGCTGGCCGGTCCCGCCGAAATCTTCGGGTATTACGACAATGTCGCGGAGGGGACGAGAGCGGTCGTGGAGGTATTGCAGGCGAACTCGCCGTGCGATGGCATCGCGGGAGGATTCGCGGACGTGACCTTCACCGCTCGAACCGGCGAGACCTTCCCGATACGTCTCTCTGTCGTCGCTCAACGTCTCGACGGGGACACCTGGCGGATCCGTCAGTATCACGCAGCGGAACGCTGA
- a CDS encoding SDR family NAD(P)-dependent oxidoreductase: MPGAVVIGAGAGIGRSVARRFAREGMPIALVARTARTLADVAGAVSPFDVPVVSLTADSTDETALRAALDAASAEFGLPDVVVYNAAIIQPDAPGRLPARAQLDAWAVNVVGALTAAAHLAPAMARRGSGSIIITGGMPEPKSQYVSLSLGKAGVRTLVSLLDQEYGPAGVHVASVTVGGPVAAGTDFDPDDIAEHYWRLHTQPRHRWQTEVLHSGLSVPEGTTGTADTTLDAGGGRR, encoded by the coding sequence ATGCCGGGAGCAGTGGTCATCGGGGCGGGCGCGGGGATCGGCCGGTCGGTCGCCCGCCGGTTCGCCCGGGAGGGCATGCCGATCGCGCTCGTCGCACGTACCGCGAGAACACTCGCCGATGTCGCCGGAGCCGTTTCGCCGTTCGACGTTCCGGTCGTCTCGCTGACCGCGGACAGCACCGACGAGACGGCACTGCGCGCCGCCCTCGACGCCGCGTCCGCCGAGTTCGGCCTCCCGGACGTCGTGGTCTACAACGCGGCGATCATCCAGCCGGACGCGCCCGGACGGTTGCCGGCGCGCGCCCAGCTGGACGCGTGGGCGGTCAACGTGGTCGGCGCGCTCACCGCGGCGGCCCATCTCGCACCCGCGATGGCGCGGCGCGGAAGCGGTTCGATCATCATCACCGGCGGGATGCCCGAGCCGAAGTCGCAGTACGTCAGCCTTTCGCTCGGCAAGGCCGGGGTGCGGACCCTGGTCTCTCTGCTCGACCAGGAATACGGCCCCGCCGGGGTCCACGTGGCCAGCGTCACCGTCGGCGGCCCCGTCGCCGCGGGTACGGACTTCGACCCCGACGACATCGCCGAACACTACTGGCGGCTGCACACCCAGCCGCGACACCGATGGCAGACCGAAGTCCTCCACAGCGGCCTCTCCGTCCCGGAGGGGACAACAGGGACGGCCGACACCACGCTGGACGCGGGCGGCGGTCGACGTTGA
- a CDS encoding MerR family transcriptional regulator, with protein MRIGALALRTGVSRRLLRYYEEQGLIRPLRLANGYREYSESDVAAVRNIRALLAAGLPTAVIARLLHCVHDDGDRLVPSTCPGMVANLRRERNRITDAITRLQTSQHALDTMLTAALRRPGEEPGRRERDRPAESP; from the coding sequence ATGCGGATCGGTGCACTGGCTCTCAGAACAGGGGTCAGCCGGCGGTTGCTGCGCTACTACGAAGAACAAGGGCTGATCCGGCCGCTACGGCTCGCCAACGGCTACCGCGAGTACTCCGAATCGGACGTCGCCGCCGTACGCAACATCCGCGCCCTGCTGGCCGCCGGCCTGCCCACCGCGGTGATCGCCCGGCTACTGCACTGCGTCCACGACGACGGTGACCGGCTCGTGCCGTCGACCTGCCCCGGAATGGTCGCCAACCTGCGACGAGAGCGGAACCGCATCACGGATGCCATCACACGGCTCCAAACGTCCCAGCACGCGCTCGACACCATGCTCACCGCCGCTCTAAGGCGACCCGGCGAGGAACCCGGCCGGCGCGAACGGGACCGTCCGGCCGAGTCGCCCTGA
- a CDS encoding GbsR/MarR family transcriptional regulator, which produces MSRDAQLLFADHVGRFYARQYGFPPMAGRLLGYLFVCDPPQQTIDELAEALLASRSAITGAVKLLEGYRMARRTRPAGERVDRVSLDPASRQPQNFDSAVHEEHAALFREGAALLADAPPERRAPLEEMIALADFLSERLPALLEEWHAHRDELRASGKPPSSGE; this is translated from the coding sequence ATGTCGCGTGACGCCCAGCTGCTCTTCGCCGACCACGTCGGCCGGTTCTATGCGCGCCAGTACGGCTTCCCGCCGATGGCCGGCCGCCTCCTGGGGTACCTGTTCGTCTGTGATCCGCCCCAGCAGACGATCGACGAACTGGCCGAGGCGCTGCTGGCCAGCCGCAGCGCCATCACCGGCGCGGTCAAGTTGCTGGAGGGGTACCGGATGGCGCGGCGGACGCGGCCGGCCGGCGAGCGGGTCGACCGGGTGAGCCTGGATCCGGCCAGTCGGCAGCCGCAGAACTTCGATTCCGCCGTTCACGAGGAGCATGCGGCGCTGTTCCGGGAGGGGGCGGCGTTGCTGGCCGATGCTCCGCCGGAACGCCGTGCTCCGCTGGAGGAAATGATCGCGTTGGCCGATTTCCTCAGCGAGCGGCTGCCCGCACTGCTGGAGGAATGGCACGCCCACCGCGATGAGCTTCGAGCCTCGGGAAAGCCGCCCTCGTCCGGCGAGTAG
- a CDS encoding DUF4192 domain-containing protein, with amino-acid sequence MSQLVIRSAQDAIAAVPYMLGFHPSRSLVVIGYDGPLDTCALRLDLPAPDEAVHHAAEVLAVNGFRSGLLLGYGDPGEVGAAAVATRAALTAAGVAPGEAIRVADGRWWSLTCDDACCPAEGAPYDISGSVVAAQATFAGHVALADRDELVRSVQPVPDTPALRAATERAEKRFLARAREPSGRFASKATEEGVAFVASVRADLTDDEVAWLGVLLTDRRVRDEAWVRIDEDSPAADIRFWRDVTRRVRAPYTAGPAALLAYAAYAMGDGGLANIALDRALDADPAYSMAVLLRQVITSGIPPSKARMRMTPGQLAAAYDEKEAG; translated from the coding sequence ATGAGTCAACTGGTCATCCGCTCGGCCCAAGACGCCATCGCCGCCGTTCCGTACATGCTCGGCTTCCACCCGTCCCGCAGCCTCGTCGTCATCGGCTACGACGGCCCGCTGGACACCTGCGCCCTCCGGCTGGATTTACCCGCGCCGGACGAGGCCGTCCACCACGCGGCCGAAGTGCTGGCGGTCAACGGCTTCCGCAGCGGCCTCCTGCTCGGATACGGCGACCCGGGAGAGGTCGGCGCCGCCGCCGTCGCCACCCGCGCGGCCCTCACCGCCGCGGGCGTCGCGCCCGGCGAGGCCATCCGCGTCGCCGACGGCCGATGGTGGTCGCTCACCTGCGACGACGCCTGCTGCCCGGCCGAAGGCGCGCCCTACGACATCTCCGGCAGCGTCGTCGCGGCGCAGGCGACCTTCGCCGGGCACGTCGCCCTCGCCGACCGGGACGAGCTGGTCCGCTCGGTCCAGCCCGTCCCGGACACCCCGGCCCTCCGCGCCGCCACCGAACGTGCGGAGAAACGGTTCCTCGCCCGGGCCCGCGAACCCTCCGGCCGTTTCGCCTCGAAGGCCACCGAAGAAGGGGTCGCGTTCGTCGCCTCGGTCCGCGCCGACCTCACCGACGACGAGGTCGCGTGGCTCGGCGTCCTGCTCACCGACCGCCGCGTCCGCGATGAGGCGTGGGTGCGCATCGACGAGGACTCTCCCGCCGCCGACATCCGGTTCTGGCGCGACGTCACCCGCCGCGTCCGCGCCCCCTACACCGCCGGGCCCGCCGCACTCCTCGCCTACGCCGCCTACGCCATGGGCGACGGCGGCCTGGCCAACATCGCCCTCGACCGCGCCCTCGACGCCGATCCCGCCTACTCCATGGCCGTCCTGCTCCGGCAGGTCATCACCTCCGGCATCCCGCCCTCCAAGGCCCGAATGCGCATGACTCCCGGCCAGCTGGCCGCCGCCTACGACGAGAAGGAGGCCGGATGA
- a CDS encoding phosphoribosyltransferase → MSAEREVLTWELFGAASRELAQAVADSGYRPDLILSIARGGLFVAGSLGYALDVKNLHVMNVEFYTGVNERLDLPVMLPPVPNAVDLSGAKVLVADDVADTGATLKLVRDFCVDHVADVRCAVVYEKPASSVKCEYVWRHTDRWINFPWSTEPPVVTKPHQILDA, encoded by the coding sequence GTGTCTGCTGAGAGAGAAGTCCTGACCTGGGAGTTGTTCGGCGCCGCGAGCCGTGAGCTGGCGCAGGCGGTCGCCGACAGCGGCTACCGCCCCGACCTCATCCTGTCCATCGCCCGCGGCGGCCTGTTCGTCGCCGGATCCCTCGGATACGCGCTGGACGTCAAGAACCTGCATGTGATGAACGTCGAGTTCTACACCGGCGTGAACGAACGGCTCGACCTGCCCGTCATGCTCCCGCCCGTCCCCAACGCGGTCGACCTGTCCGGCGCCAAGGTCCTCGTCGCCGACGACGTCGCCGACACCGGGGCCACCCTCAAGCTCGTCCGCGACTTCTGCGTCGACCACGTCGCCGACGTCCGCTGCGCGGTGGTCTACGAGAAGCCGGCTTCCTCGGTCAAGTGCGAGTACGTCTGGCGGCACACCGACCGGTGGATCAACTTCCCCTGGTCCACAGAACCCCCGGTCGTGACCAAACCCCACCAAATCCTCGACGCTTGA
- a CDS encoding ATP-dependent DNA helicase → MATLLAAAVAAIGGAERPGQTKMAEAVRAAIESGEHVAAQAGTGTGKSLAYLVPAIRHAVEKQTTVVVSTATIALQRQLVDRDLPRLAEALGPLLGTELKFAILKGRRNYVCLHRVQTGAPEEEEGGLFDPQQLSSMGRQVKRLNEWVEETSTGDRDEVVPGVSEQAWRQVAVSAKECLGAQRCPHGTECFAELARARAGDAHIVVTNHALLAIDALEDFQVLPEHDVVIVDEAHELVDRVTSVATGELSAAAVETTARRCGRLIEEGLADRLREAGEGLGMLLEDSPGGRLDVLPPAIGNSLAAVRDAAHAAVTALGPEKKDNDPGDMAARKAARSSLEDVHDTAVRLLEAFQPEIAERFDVVWLEKPFVPEGRPKRPPALHVAPIGVGGLLRSTLFEERTTVLTSATLTLGGSFEPLARQWGLPPLAGGASRDARTAAEGLAVTATDKGDAGTKVTWSGLDVGSPFDHPKAGILYVARHLPQPGRDGLADAYLTEITELIEAAGGRTLGLFSSMRAARQAADELKDHLSHPLLCQGEDSTSQLVARFAEDERTCLFGTLSLWQGVDVPGPSLQLVIMDRIPFPRPDDPVSSARSRAVAAAGGNGFMSVAATHAALLLAQGAGRLLRSMDDRGVVAVLDPRLATARYGGFLKNSLPPFWATTDPEVVRGALRRLDTAAG, encoded by the coding sequence ATGGCGACCCTGCTCGCCGCCGCCGTCGCGGCCATCGGGGGCGCCGAGCGTCCCGGTCAGACGAAGATGGCCGAGGCGGTGCGCGCGGCCATCGAGTCCGGTGAGCACGTCGCCGCGCAGGCCGGCACCGGCACCGGCAAGTCGCTCGCCTACCTGGTGCCCGCGATCCGGCACGCGGTGGAGAAGCAGACCACGGTGGTCGTCTCCACGGCGACGATCGCGCTGCAGCGCCAGCTCGTCGACCGGGACCTGCCCCGGCTGGCCGAGGCGCTGGGCCCGCTGCTCGGGACGGAACTGAAGTTCGCCATCCTCAAGGGGCGGCGCAACTACGTGTGCCTGCACCGGGTGCAGACGGGCGCGCCGGAGGAAGAGGAGGGCGGGCTGTTCGACCCGCAGCAGCTCTCGTCGATGGGCCGGCAGGTCAAGCGGCTGAACGAGTGGGTCGAGGAGACCTCGACGGGCGACCGGGACGAGGTCGTGCCCGGGGTGAGCGAGCAGGCCTGGCGGCAGGTCGCCGTCAGCGCCAAGGAGTGCCTGGGGGCGCAGCGGTGCCCGCACGGCACCGAGTGCTTCGCCGAGCTGGCGCGCGCGCGGGCCGGGGACGCGCACATCGTCGTCACCAACCACGCGCTGCTGGCGATCGACGCGCTGGAGGACTTCCAGGTCCTGCCCGAGCACGACGTGGTGATCGTGGACGAGGCGCACGAGCTGGTCGACCGCGTCACGTCGGTGGCGACGGGCGAGCTGAGCGCGGCGGCCGTCGAGACGACGGCGCGGCGGTGCGGGCGGCTGATCGAGGAGGGCCTGGCCGACCGGCTCAGGGAGGCCGGCGAGGGGCTCGGCATGCTGCTGGAGGACTCGCCGGGCGGGCGGCTGGACGTCCTGCCGCCCGCGATCGGGAACTCGCTGGCGGCCGTGCGGGACGCCGCGCACGCGGCCGTCACGGCGCTCGGGCCGGAGAAGAAGGACAACGATCCCGGCGACATGGCCGCGCGGAAGGCCGCCCGGTCGTCTCTGGAGGACGTGCACGACACGGCCGTCCGGCTGCTGGAGGCGTTCCAGCCGGAGATCGCGGAGCGGTTCGACGTGGTGTGGCTGGAGAAGCCCTTCGTGCCGGAGGGGCGCCCGAAGCGGCCACCGGCGCTGCACGTCGCGCCGATCGGGGTGGGCGGGCTGCTGCGCTCGACGCTGTTCGAGGAGCGCACGACCGTCCTGACGTCGGCGACGCTCACGCTGGGCGGGTCGTTCGAGCCGCTCGCCCGCCAGTGGGGGCTGCCGCCGCTGGCCGGCGGCGCGTCGCGGGACGCGCGGACGGCCGCGGAGGGCCTGGCGGTCACCGCGACGGACAAGGGCGACGCGGGAACGAAGGTCACCTGGTCGGGGCTCGACGTCGGTTCCCCGTTCGACCACCCCAAGGCGGGCATCCTGTACGTGGCGCGGCATCTGCCGCAACCGGGACGGGACGGGCTCGCCGACGCGTACCTGACCGAGATCACCGAGCTGATCGAGGCGGCGGGCGGCCGGACGCTCGGGCTCTTCTCCTCGATGCGGGCCGCGCGGCAGGCCGCCGACGAGCTGAAGGACCACCTGTCGCACCCGCTGCTGTGCCAGGGCGAGGACTCCACGAGCCAGCTGGTCGCGCGGTTCGCCGAGGACGAGCGGACCTGCCTGTTCGGCACCCTGTCGCTGTGGCAGGGGGTGGACGTGCCGGGGCCGTCGCTGCAGCTCGTCATCATGGACCGGATCCCGTTCCCGCGCCCGGACGACCCGGTGTCGTCGGCGCGGTCGCGGGCGGTCGCGGCGGCGGGCGGGAACGGGTTCATGTCGGTCGCGGCGACGCACGCGGCACTGCTGCTCGCGCAGGGCGCGGGCCGGCTGCTGCGCTCGATGGACGATCGCGGCGTCGTCGCCGTCCTCGATCCGCGGCTCGCGACCGCGCGTTACGGCGGCTTCCTGAAGAACTCGCTGCCGCCGTTCTGGGCGACGACCGATCCGGAGGTCGTCCGGGGCGCGCTCCGCCGTCTGGACACCGCCGCCGGCTGA
- a CDS encoding aldo/keto reductase produces MRYRVLGRTGLRVSEVFLGAMSFFEDGPHCKAMLDVYADAGGNVIDTASSYGDSENVLGGLLAGRRDRFVLATKYTVSRDRDDPNAGGNHRKNLVLSLEESLRRLRTDYVDLLWVHVWDRRTPIEETMRALDDVVRSGKVLYVGISDAPAWVVSRANTLAEWRGWTPFAGLQVPYSLLNRDVERELLPMADALGLSVAAWAPLARGILSGKFSGPRTPDGRTRVDASTLSERDHAVARAVLEVAGELGVTASQAALAWTRARWPRVHPIVGASGAAQLAENLGAVDVVLPEEAIARMEAATGFELGFPAEFIARCDEPGTGVYGPAEVY; encoded by the coding sequence TTGCGTTACCGAGTTCTGGGACGGACCGGTCTCCGCGTTTCCGAGGTGTTCCTCGGCGCGATGAGCTTCTTCGAGGACGGTCCCCACTGCAAGGCCATGCTGGACGTCTACGCCGACGCGGGCGGCAACGTCATCGACACGGCCTCGTCGTACGGGGACAGCGAGAACGTGCTGGGCGGGCTGCTCGCGGGGCGCCGCGACCGGTTCGTCCTCGCGACCAAGTACACGGTCTCCCGCGATCGGGACGATCCGAACGCGGGCGGCAACCACCGCAAGAACCTCGTGCTGTCGCTGGAGGAGAGCCTGCGGAGGCTGCGGACCGACTACGTCGATCTGCTGTGGGTGCACGTGTGGGATCGCCGCACCCCGATCGAGGAGACGATGCGGGCGCTGGACGACGTCGTCCGCTCGGGGAAGGTCCTGTACGTCGGGATCTCGGACGCGCCCGCGTGGGTGGTGTCGCGCGCGAACACGCTGGCGGAGTGGCGGGGCTGGACGCCGTTCGCGGGCCTGCAGGTGCCGTACAGCCTGCTGAACCGGGACGTCGAGCGGGAGCTGCTGCCGATGGCGGACGCGCTCGGGTTGAGCGTGGCGGCGTGGGCGCCGCTGGCCCGGGGCATCCTGTCGGGCAAGTTCAGCGGGCCCCGCACGCCGGACGGCCGCACCCGGGTGGACGCGTCCACGCTGAGCGAACGCGACCACGCGGTGGCGCGGGCGGTGCTGGAGGTCGCCGGGGAGCTGGGCGTGACCGCGTCGCAGGCGGCGCTGGCCTGGACGCGGGCGCGGTGGCCCCGGGTGCATCCGATCGTCGGGGCGAGCGGCGCGGCGCAGCTCGCCGAGAACCTCGGCGCGGTCGACGTCGTCCTGCCGGAGGAGGCGATCGCGCGGATGGAGGCGGCGACGGGGTTCGAGCTCGGTTTCCCGGCCGAGTTCATCGCGCGGTGCGACGAGCCCGGGACGGGCGTGTACGGCCCGGCGGAGGTGTACTAG
- a CDS encoding DUF523 domain-containing protein, with amino-acid sequence MERILVSSCLAGRPVRYDGAAKPVDDGLFERWRAEGRLVPFCPEVSGGLAVPRPPAEIVGGDGRAVLDGTAAVRTGAGEDVTDAFLHGARLALAAARRAGARVAVLKEGSPSCGSDRIYDGTFTGASTPGEGVTTALLEREGVRVFGEDDLASVQALLTGLESR; translated from the coding sequence GTGGAACGGATCCTCGTCAGCTCCTGCCTCGCGGGACGGCCCGTCCGCTACGACGGCGCGGCCAAGCCGGTGGACGACGGCCTGTTCGAGCGCTGGCGCGCCGAAGGCCGACTCGTCCCGTTCTGCCCGGAAGTGTCGGGTGGTTTGGCCGTGCCGCGCCCGCCCGCCGAGATCGTCGGCGGCGACGGCCGGGCCGTCCTCGACGGCACCGCCGCCGTCCGCACCGGCGCGGGCGAGGACGTGACGGACGCGTTCCTGCACGGCGCCCGTCTCGCCCTCGCCGCCGCCCGCCGCGCCGGCGCCCGCGTCGCCGTCCTCAAGGAGGGCAGCCCCTCCTGCGGCAGCGACCGAATCTACGACGGCACCTTCACCGGCGCCTCCACGCCGGGCGAGGGCGTCACGACCGCGCTCCTCGAACGCGAGGGCGTCCGCGTCTTCGGCGAAGACGATCTCGCGTCCGTCCAGGCCCTCCTGACCGGCCTCGAATCCCGCTAG
- a CDS encoding SDR family NAD(P)-dependent oxidoreductase, with the protein MSIAIVTGGASGIGRAIATSLVARGDTVVVTDIDEGGAKAVADRLNTLGRGKAAAARLDVTDAEAVTELYTGVKDEHGRLDRVFNNAGIAVGGLAEELTLDHWNRAIDINLKGVVHGVNAAYPIMLGQGNGHIVNTASLAGLVPMPVGIPYTATKHAVVGLSLGLRAEAAGRGVKVSVVCPSFVNTPLLTNVNPGLPETALSGDATGDIKKASPFLYTAEKLARDIMRGVDRNQALIVAPRHGRAAWRGMRLSPAGAVRVASLAVGRIAGGK; encoded by the coding sequence ATGAGCATCGCGATCGTGACCGGAGGCGCATCCGGCATCGGCCGTGCGATCGCCACTTCCCTGGTGGCGCGCGGCGACACCGTCGTGGTCACCGACATCGACGAGGGCGGCGCCAAGGCCGTCGCCGACCGGCTGAACACCCTCGGCCGGGGCAAGGCCGCCGCCGCCCGCCTCGACGTGACCGACGCCGAGGCGGTCACCGAGCTGTACACCGGCGTCAAGGACGAGCACGGCCGGCTCGACCGCGTCTTCAACAACGCCGGCATCGCCGTCGGCGGCCTGGCCGAGGAACTGACCCTCGACCACTGGAACCGCGCGATCGACATCAACCTGAAGGGCGTCGTCCACGGCGTCAACGCCGCCTACCCGATCATGCTCGGGCAGGGCAACGGCCACATCGTCAACACCGCGTCGCTCGCCGGGCTCGTCCCGATGCCCGTCGGCATCCCCTACACCGCCACCAAGCACGCCGTCGTCGGCCTCTCCCTCGGCCTGCGCGCCGAGGCCGCCGGGCGCGGCGTCAAGGTCAGCGTCGTCTGCCCCAGCTTCGTCAACACCCCGCTGCTCACCAACGTCAACCCCGGCCTGCCCGAGACCGCGCTCAGCGGCGACGCCACCGGCGACATCAAGAAGGCGTCGCCGTTCCTCTACACCGCCGAGAAGCTCGCCCGCGACATCATGCGCGGCGTCGACCGGAACCAGGCGCTGATCGTCGCCCCCCGGCACGGCCGCGCCGCCTGGCGGGGCATGCGCCTCAGCCCGGCCGGTGCGGTGCGCGTCGCCTCGCTCGCCGTCGGCCGCATCGCCGGAGGGAAGTGA
- a CDS encoding flavin-containing monooxygenase, translated as MTDETRPAVVTPAAGPGEPYRVAIIGTGFSGLGMAIGLKKSGVHDFVVLEKAGEVGGTWRENTYPGCGCDIMSLLYSFSFEPKNDWSRMFPKQAELLQYIKDVVDKYDLAQHIRFRAEVTGAEYDDATGTWRVTVAGEEGPDGRRDEIVRARAVVAGMGPLHKPNVPDLPGLESFEGAVFHSAEWDHGYDLEGRRVAVVGTGASAIQFVPQIAKRVESLTVFQRTPPWIIPKPDRRITGVEKALFRRVPGVQRGYRNGIYLLQESFVVGFKNPRLLKLASGLAQWHLARQVPDRELRRKLVPDYTMGCKRTLVSSDYYPALMRRNVELTTEGIAEVRPKSIVTRDGREHEVDAIIFGTGFHVADAFDDARITGRDGLRIQDAWKDGIEAHLGVTVAGFPNLFLLLGPNSGLGHNSMIFMIEAQVRYVLQCLAMLDAAGGARIAVRPSAQDRFNAWVQRKSEGAVWVAGGCTSWYLDRDGVNRAAWPASTVNYWLRTRRLDAADFEIESAAPTRAGANSSPGAYRRA; from the coding sequence ATGACGGACGAGACGCGCCCCGCCGTGGTCACCCCCGCGGCGGGGCCGGGCGAACCGTACCGGGTCGCCATCATCGGGACGGGATTCTCCGGCCTCGGGATGGCGATCGGGCTGAAGAAGTCCGGCGTCCACGACTTCGTCGTCCTGGAGAAGGCCGGCGAGGTGGGCGGGACCTGGCGGGAGAACACCTATCCCGGATGCGGCTGCGACATCATGTCGCTGCTGTACTCGTTCTCCTTCGAGCCCAAGAACGACTGGTCCCGGATGTTCCCGAAGCAGGCGGAACTCCTGCAGTACATCAAGGACGTCGTCGACAAGTACGACCTCGCGCAGCACATCCGGTTCCGCGCCGAGGTGACCGGCGCCGAGTACGACGACGCCACCGGCACCTGGCGCGTCACGGTCGCGGGCGAGGAGGGGCCGGACGGGCGCCGCGACGAGATCGTGCGGGCGCGGGCCGTCGTGGCGGGCATGGGGCCGCTGCACAAGCCGAACGTCCCGGACCTGCCGGGGCTGGAGTCGTTCGAGGGCGCCGTGTTCCACTCGGCGGAGTGGGACCACGGCTACGACCTGGAGGGCAGACGCGTCGCGGTCGTCGGGACGGGCGCGTCCGCGATCCAGTTCGTCCCGCAGATCGCGAAACGGGTCGAGTCGCTCACGGTGTTCCAGCGGACGCCGCCGTGGATCATCCCGAAACCCGACCGGCGCATCACCGGCGTGGAGAAGGCGCTGTTCCGGCGCGTCCCAGGGGTGCAGCGGGGTTACCGCAACGGGATTTACCTGCTGCAGGAGAGCTTCGTCGTCGGGTTCAAGAACCCGCGGCTGCTCAAGCTCGCCAGTGGCCTCGCCCAATGGCACCTGGCGCGCCAGGTGCCGGACCGTGAGCTGCGGCGCAAGCTCGTCCCCGACTACACGATGGGCTGCAAGCGGACGCTCGTGTCCAGCGACTACTACCCGGCGCTGATGCGGCGCAACGTCGAGCTGACCACCGAGGGCATCGCCGAGGTGCGTCCGAAGTCGATCGTGACCCGGGACGGCCGGGAGCACGAGGTCGACGCGATCATCTTCGGCACCGGCTTCCACGTCGCCGACGCGTTCGACGACGCCCGCATCACCGGACGGGACGGGCTGCGGATCCAGGACGCGTGGAAGGACGGCATCGAGGCCCACCTCGGCGTGACCGTCGCGGGCTTCCCGAACCTGTTCCTGCTGCTCGGCCCGAACTCCGGGCTCGGCCACAATTCGATGATCTTCATGATCGAGGCCCAGGTCCGGTACGTCCTGCAGTGCCTGGCGATGCTGGACGCGGCGGGCGGGGCGCGCATCGCCGTCCGCCCGTCCGCGCAGGACCGCTTCAACGCGTGGGTGCAGCGCAAGTCCGAGGGCGCCGTGTGGGTGGCCGGAGGCTGCACCAGCTGGTACCTGGACCGCGACGGCGTCAACCGCGCCGCGTGGCCCGCGTCCACCGTCAACTACTGGCTGCGGACCCGCCGCCTGGACGCCGCCGACTTCGAGATCGAGTCCGCCGCGCCCACACGCGCGGGGGCGAATTCATCACCGGGCGCGTATCGGCGGGCGTGA
- a CDS encoding AurF N-oxygenase family protein, with product MPEAPTGLADEVREQVKDKKAYRGVIDRLNKASVEKHWEAYADIPWDDPDFRVDKNDPRWVLPQFDRLGETEWYRSQPPEIQSQIGLWRVATAMKIGLQFENLLKRGLLNYAYWLPNGRPEFRYVYHETTEECHHGMMFQEFVNRTKMPIRGMPKSLTFVAQAAPWIPLISTEMFFVFVLGGEDPIDYVQRKSLKNGHIKHPLEETIMRIHIAEEARHISFARHYLKHRIPRMHPARRRVLGLFTPVVLGIMARIMLAPPGPMVRHFGIPKDVVRAAYRSEASQAEIANSVGKIRDLMAELGVIDPVGRRVWKAFGIWDEPKKRRPVPSAETA from the coding sequence ATGCCCGAAGCCCCCACCGGCCTCGCCGACGAGGTCCGCGAACAGGTCAAGGACAAGAAGGCCTACCGAGGCGTCATCGACCGGCTGAACAAGGCGTCCGTCGAAAAGCACTGGGAGGCCTACGCCGACATCCCGTGGGACGACCCCGACTTCAGGGTCGACAAGAACGACCCGCGCTGGGTGCTGCCGCAGTTCGACCGGCTCGGCGAGACCGAGTGGTACCGGTCGCAGCCGCCCGAGATCCAGTCGCAGATCGGGCTGTGGCGGGTCGCGACCGCGATGAAGATCGGCCTGCAGTTCGAGAACCTGCTCAAGCGCGGGCTGCTCAACTACGCGTACTGGCTGCCGAACGGGCGCCCGGAGTTCCGGTACGTCTACCACGAGACGACCGAGGAATGTCACCACGGCATGATGTTCCAGGAGTTCGTGAACCGGACGAAGATGCCGATCCGCGGCATGCCGAAGTCGCTGACGTTCGTCGCGCAGGCGGCGCCGTGGATCCCGCTGATCAGCACCGAGATGTTCTTCGTGTTCGTGCTCGGCGGCGAGGACCCGATCGACTACGTGCAGCGCAAGTCGCTCAAGAACGGGCACATCAAGCACCCGCTCGAAGAGACGATCATGCGGATCCACATCGCGGAGGAGGCCCGGCACATCTCGTTCGCCCGGCACTACCTCAAGCACCGGATCCCGCGCATGCACCCGGCCCGCCGGCGCGTCCTCGGCCTGTTCACCCCGGTCGTCCTCGGCATCATGGCCCGGATCATGCTGGCCCCGCCCGGCCCGATGGTCCGCCACTTCGGCATCCCGAAGGACGTCGTCCGCGCGGCCTACCGCAGCGAGGCGTCCCAGGCGGAGATCGCCAACTCGGTCGGCAAGATCCGTGACCTGATGGCCGAGCTGGGCGTGATCGACCCGGTTGGCAGGCGGGTGTGGAAGGCGTTCGGGATCTGGGACGAGCCGAAGAAGCGCCGCCCCGTCCCGTCCGCCGAGACCGCCTGA